A genomic segment from uncultured Marinifilum sp. encodes:
- a CDS encoding bifunctional 3-deoxy-7-phosphoheptulonate synthase/chorismate mutase type II, which yields MSKNLKIAELSSWPIENIDRPLVIGGPCSAETEEQVMEAARGIKDAGIPIFRAGIWKPRTRPNSFEGIGAKGLIWLQKVKEETGLITATEVANAKHVELALGAGVDILWIGARTTVNPFAVQEIADALRGHDIPVLVKNPINPDLELWMGAIERLHAVGLTRLAAIHRGFSTYQKLKYRNDPQWQIPIELKRRMPQLPIFCDPSHITGDRDLLEEVSQKSMDLNYEGLIIESHCKPEEAWSDAKQQLTPIALKELLANLVLRDPEAENELVDNTLGELRHLIDDFDQKLLELLENRMQVAKTIGHYKKENNITVLQNKRWGSILEKSMVNGKKKGFSEQFINSLFKAIHQESINQQETIMNS from the coding sequence ATGAGTAAAAATCTAAAAATAGCGGAACTAAGTAGCTGGCCAATCGAAAATATAGACAGACCATTAGTTATTGGTGGACCTTGTAGTGCCGAAACAGAAGAACAGGTAATGGAGGCAGCACGTGGAATTAAAGATGCTGGAATTCCTATTTTCCGCGCTGGAATTTGGAAACCTCGTACTCGTCCGAATAGTTTCGAAGGAATTGGAGCAAAAGGATTAATCTGGCTGCAAAAAGTAAAAGAAGAAACAGGCTTAATTACTGCAACCGAAGTTGCTAATGCTAAACATGTTGAACTGGCTTTAGGAGCAGGCGTTGATATTCTTTGGATTGGCGCAAGAACCACTGTCAATCCATTTGCCGTACAAGAAATTGCCGACGCTTTACGCGGACACGATATTCCTGTATTGGTAAAAAACCCTATTAATCCTGATCTTGAATTATGGATGGGAGCAATAGAAAGACTTCATGCTGTTGGACTAACAAGATTAGCTGCAATTCACCGTGGATTCTCTACTTACCAAAAGCTGAAGTACAGAAATGATCCGCAATGGCAAATTCCTATCGAATTAAAAAGAAGAATGCCACAACTTCCTATTTTCTGCGATCCTAGTCATATTACCGGAGATCGTGATTTACTGGAAGAGGTAAGTCAAAAATCGATGGACTTAAACTACGAAGGTTTAATTATTGAATCGCACTGCAAACCAGAAGAAGCCTGGAGTGATGCGAAACAACAGTTAACACCTATAGCTCTAAAAGAACTTTTAGCTAACTTAGTTCTTCGTGATCCTGAGGCTGAAAACGAACTGGTTGATAATACTCTTGGTGAATTAAGACATCTTATTGATGATTTCGATCAGAAATTACTTGAATTGTTGGAAAACCGCATGCAGGTAGCCAAAACAATAGGACATTACAAAAAAGAGAACAACATTACTGTTTTACAGAACAAAAGATGGGGATCGATTCTCGAAAAAAGCATGGTAAATGGTAAAAAGAAAGGCTTTAGCGAGCAATTCATTAACAGCTTATTTAAAGCCATTCACCAAGAATCTATCAACCAGCAGGAAACAATAATGAACTCATAA
- the aroB gene encoding 3-dehydroquinate synthase — protein MKSIHIKNQNSTILIGESYKNISNYLPEKKCFLICDENIYRNYSDFIEQFDYIVMGCGESIKTWSSVEMIIEKLLDFGADRNSFLIGMGGGLVSDVTGFVASIFMRGLEFGFISTSLLSQVDASVGGKNGVNFGKLKNMIGIFNPPQFVICDPILLKTLPKREVRSGFGEIIKHAFIKDEDLFLFLKKNKKDLLNLDINLMEDLIYKAVSIKTNVVENDPLEKGERKKLNFGHTIGHAIENNSDLTHGEAVSVGMVLASKLSEDISGLPKTDSDAIKSLLENFELPVTTDVSSEIINEYLVKDKKKNRSSIDFILLNKIGDASIHSMAIDTLKSKIISLIANQKVNY, from the coding sequence ATGAAAAGCATACACATCAAAAATCAGAACAGCACCATTCTTATTGGCGAATCCTATAAAAATATCAGTAATTATTTACCAGAAAAAAAATGCTTCCTGATTTGTGATGAAAACATTTATCGTAATTACTCCGATTTTATTGAACAATTCGATTATATCGTAATGGGCTGTGGTGAGAGCATTAAAACATGGTCGTCGGTAGAAATGATTATAGAAAAATTGCTCGATTTTGGTGCCGATAGAAATAGCTTTTTAATTGGAATGGGCGGAGGTTTAGTTTCTGATGTAACCGGATTTGTTGCTTCTATTTTTATGAGAGGATTAGAGTTTGGATTTATTTCCACTTCCCTTTTATCGCAAGTTGATGCTAGTGTTGGTGGTAAAAATGGCGTAAATTTTGGGAAACTTAAAAATATGATAGGTATTTTTAACCCTCCTCAATTTGTAATTTGCGATCCCATATTATTAAAAACCTTACCCAAAAGAGAAGTACGCAGTGGTTTTGGCGAAATTATAAAACATGCTTTTATTAAAGATGAAGATTTATTCCTATTCCTAAAAAAGAATAAAAAAGATCTTCTAAATTTAGATATTAATTTAATGGAAGATTTGATTTACAAAGCTGTCTCCATTAAAACCAATGTGGTTGAAAATGATCCTTTGGAAAAAGGAGAACGTAAAAAACTAAATTTCGGACATACAATTGGGCATGCTATTGAGAACAATTCAGATTTAACACACGGAGAAGCCGTATCGGTAGGAATGGTACTTGCCAGCAAACTTTCTGAAGACATAAGTGGCTTGCCAAAAACAGATTCCGATGCAATTAAGAGTCTTCTGGAAAATTTCGAATTACCTGTAACAACAGATGTTTCTTCAGAAATTATAAACGAATATCTTGTTAAAGATAAAAAGAAGAATCGCTCTTCAATTGATTTTATCCTGTTAAATAAAATTGGAGACGCAAGCATTCATTCAATGGCAATAGATACATTAAAAAGTAAAATAATTAGTCTTATTGCCAATCAAAAAGTAAATTATTAA
- a CDS encoding DUF523 domain-containing protein gives MIIVSACLAGVKCRYDGNNNLVPEIRDLVQNGKAIALCPEELGGLPTPRISCELIQSDIISKNGHNFSKEFNSGAKKVLDISGILGSKLAILKTNSPSCGYGQIYDGTFSGDKKTGNGITANLLANAGLKILNEENFHSILKNN, from the coding sequence ATGATAATAGTTAGCGCTTGCCTTGCCGGCGTAAAATGCAGATACGATGGAAATAACAATTTGGTACCCGAAATAAGAGATTTGGTACAAAATGGAAAAGCCATAGCCCTTTGCCCCGAAGAATTAGGGGGATTGCCAACTCCTCGTATTTCTTGTGAGTTAATACAATCAGACATCATAAGTAAGAATGGACACAATTTTAGTAAAGAATTTAATTCCGGAGCAAAAAAAGTATTAGATATCTCAGGCATTCTGGGCTCTAAGCTAGCAATATTAAAAACAAATAGTCCGTCGTGCGGATATGGCCAAATTTACGATGGTACCTTTTCAGGTGATAAAAAAACAGGAAATGGCATCACTGCCAATTTACTTGCTAATGCAGGATTAAAAATTCTGAATGAAGAAAATTTTCATTCGATTTTAAAAAATAATTAA
- a CDS encoding chorismate synthase: protein MNNFGRIFRISIFGESHGKGVGVTIDGCPAGINLNEEDLLKDLSRRKSGARGTTPRIEQDLPNILSGTFEGKTTGAPLIILFHNKNTKSKDYSNLLDSPRPGHADFVAKHKFGEHNDYTGGGHFSGRITLGIVAAGTVAKKILGNVNINAKLNEIGGKTDFDAAIEEALLEHDSIGGIVECKANNLPIGYGEPFFDSVESMISHLIFAIPATKGIEFGSGFAAAKMKGSEHNDNFIDASGKTETNHAGGINGGITNGNELVFRVAVKPTSSIGKTQNTMNFAKGKVENLLIEGRHDACIALRVPVIIEAATAIALADLKLLDKARKA, encoded by the coding sequence ATGAACAATTTCGGAAGAATATTCAGAATAAGCATATTTGGTGAATCGCACGGTAAAGGTGTTGGTGTTACTATCGACGGATGCCCTGCAGGAATCAACTTAAACGAAGAAGATTTACTAAAAGATTTAAGCCGAAGAAAATCTGGTGCAAGAGGTACAACACCCAGAATAGAACAAGATTTACCAAATATATTAAGTGGAACTTTCGAAGGAAAAACTACCGGAGCTCCTTTAATTATTCTATTTCATAATAAAAATACAAAATCGAAAGATTACAGCAACTTATTAGACAGTCCTCGACCCGGCCATGCCGATTTTGTTGCCAAACACAAATTTGGAGAACACAACGATTACACTGGTGGCGGTCATTTTTCTGGTAGAATAACATTGGGAATTGTTGCTGCCGGTACTGTTGCCAAGAAAATATTGGGCAATGTAAACATCAATGCCAAACTAAACGAGATAGGTGGTAAAACAGATTTTGATGCTGCCATTGAAGAGGCACTTCTTGAGCACGATTCTATTGGTGGAATTGTTGAATGTAAAGCCAATAATCTTCCCATTGGATATGGAGAACCATTCTTCGACTCGGTAGAGTCTATGATTTCTCATTTAATATTTGCTATTCCGGCAACCAAAGGAATAGAGTTCGGCTCGGGATTTGCTGCTGCCAAAATGAAAGGATCGGAACATAACGATAATTTTATTGATGCATCGGGTAAAACAGAAACTAATCATGCTGGTGGCATAAATGGTGGAATTACCAACGGAAACGAATTGGTTTTCCGCGTAGCAGTTAAACCAACCTCATCGATCGGGAAAACACAAAACACAATGAATTTTGCAAAAGGAAAAGTAGAAAACCTTTTAATTGAAGGCAGACACGATGCCTGTATCGCTCTACGCGTTCCTGTAATTATAGAAGCTGCCACAGCCATTGCTTTAGCCGATTTAAAATTACTCGACAAAGCACGAAAAGCCTAG
- a CDS encoding CsgG/HfaB family protein: protein MKNYGKLVQLAGITLLLLFLASKTTAQPVQIKKRIAVFVFEDKTDKSWHWWNHKGVGQGVSDMLTTALVKSGNYRVMERAEIDRILNEQDFGQSNRVTQQSAAKIGQVLGVEMAVIGSVSEFGYKKSDTGGAVKGLGIGVSSQAAVVGVDVRMVNTNTGEIITAENVRKKKSAKGIKLRTNKLNFKDRKSFDQSLVGKAAREAIEDIVSMIDNGANNIQWQAKVITEKAGVVFINSGEADGLKVGDVFAVYSKGEDLIDPDTGISLGSVDSKIGEIKIIDASIGNGKAAKCSIVSGTGFAKGNFVRLE, encoded by the coding sequence ATGAAAAATTACGGAAAATTGGTGCAATTGGCAGGAATCACACTTCTGCTCCTATTTCTTGCATCAAAAACTACAGCACAACCAGTACAAATTAAAAAAAGAATTGCTGTCTTCGTTTTCGAAGATAAAACCGATAAAAGCTGGCATTGGTGGAATCATAAAGGAGTAGGTCAAGGTGTAAGTGATATGTTAACAACAGCATTGGTAAAATCGGGAAATTATAGAGTAATGGAACGTGCCGAAATAGATCGTATTTTAAATGAGCAAGATTTCGGACAAAGCAATAGAGTTACACAGCAAAGTGCTGCTAAAATTGGACAGGTTTTAGGTGTTGAAATGGCAGTAATTGGTTCAGTATCGGAATTTGGCTATAAAAAAAGCGATACTGGTGGAGCCGTTAAAGGACTAGGCATAGGCGTATCGAGCCAAGCTGCAGTTGTGGGCGTTGATGTAAGAATGGTAAACACTAACACCGGAGAAATTATTACTGCAGAGAATGTCAGAAAGAAAAAATCGGCCAAAGGAATAAAACTTCGGACTAATAAATTAAACTTTAAAGACAGAAAATCATTCGATCAATCACTTGTTGGAAAAGCTGCACGTGAGGCAATAGAAGATATTGTTTCGATGATAGATAATGGAGCCAACAACATTCAGTGGCAAGCTAAAGTAATTACCGAAAAAGCTGGTGTAGTATTTATCAATTCGGGTGAAGCCGATGGCTTAAAAGTTGGCGATGTATTTGCTGTTTACAGCAAAGGTGAAGATCTAATAGATCCTGATACAGGAATATCTTTGGGAAGTGTAGACTCAAAAATTGGTGAAATAAAAATTATAGATGCCAGTATTGGAAATGGAAAAGCAGCAAAATGCTCCATTGTAAGCGGAACAGGCTTTGCTAAAGGTAATTTTGTTAGACTAGAATAA
- a CDS encoding DPP IV N-terminal domain-containing protein, whose product MKKNLLTFLFLLIGIGLFAQKVTVSKANYELASRFSPTKLKGMVFSTKVYPHWLKNGEKFWYTYRTSNGQQYYLVNPANSSKIKLFNTVKMAADMSRLTGDPFDAKHTDIKKLKFIKNESVLQFEVKSKLAEEEEKDEENGDKQEEDKDKKKKDKKKKMVAKVWHFEYELAKQNLRLLEDFEKPLEQKKWASVAPNEEYVVFAKHHNLYWMDAENYKKAQKNEKDSTIVEHQLTTDGLEHFAYGDTGYGKTNTEKEKEKDDRKSAYISFSHDSKKFAIIREDERKVKDLWVINSVAEGRPTLETYRYHMAGEKEAPQYEMQVFDWESKKSVKINAEAWKDQTLSILRAPRKKMNADDDLKFSKWLSENSNTIYFERQSRDMKRVDICSANTTTGEVKLIIKERLNTYIETRNLVSINNGKEFIHWSERDGWAHFYLYDAEGNIKNQITSGPWHADEIQGVDEKNRVLYFTANGKENGEDPYYSHLYRVNFDGSGLKLLNKGNFNHEVSLNDQTHYFVNNSSRVNTTPESELYDSKGNKLMNLETADLSLLFETGYKFPEIFTVKAADGYTDLYGVMYKPFDFNENKKYPILTYVYPGPQTEAVYKSFSTRMDRADRMAQFGFIVVTVGHRGGHPDRSKWYHNYGYQNMRDYPLLDKKVALERLANRHDFIDINRVGIFGHSGGGFMSTAAMFVYPDFFKVAVSAAGNHDNNIYNRWWSETHHGVKEVITETDTTFQYKIATNPSLAKNLKGKLLLVTGDIDNNVHPANTIRVANALIKANKRFDFFMYPGQRHGFGNMSEYSFWLRSEYFCKHLLGDYREGADFIEMQNEKPKTW is encoded by the coding sequence ATGAAAAAAAATCTACTAACATTCCTGTTTTTGTTAATAGGAATTGGCTTGTTTGCACAAAAAGTAACTGTTAGCAAAGCCAACTACGAATTAGCATCGCGTTTCTCACCTACCAAACTAAAAGGAATGGTATTCTCTACCAAAGTATATCCTCATTGGTTAAAAAACGGAGAAAAATTTTGGTACACTTATCGCACATCTAATGGTCAGCAATATTATTTGGTAAATCCTGCAAACAGTAGTAAAATTAAGCTATTCAATACAGTAAAAATGGCTGCCGATATGAGTCGTTTAACTGGTGATCCTTTCGATGCGAAGCATACCGACATCAAAAAGCTTAAATTTATTAAAAATGAAAGTGTACTGCAATTCGAAGTAAAGAGTAAATTAGCCGAAGAGGAAGAAAAAGACGAAGAAAACGGCGACAAACAGGAAGAGGACAAAGACAAAAAGAAAAAAGACAAGAAAAAGAAAATGGTAGCCAAAGTTTGGCATTTCGAATACGAATTGGCAAAGCAAAATCTTCGTTTATTAGAAGATTTTGAAAAACCTCTAGAACAAAAAAAATGGGCCTCGGTAGCACCAAATGAAGAGTATGTGGTTTTTGCCAAACATCACAACTTGTATTGGATGGATGCTGAGAACTACAAAAAAGCACAGAAAAACGAAAAAGATTCTACCATTGTTGAACACCAACTTACAACTGATGGTTTAGAACATTTTGCCTATGGCGATACCGGTTATGGCAAAACCAACACCGAAAAAGAGAAGGAAAAAGACGACAGAAAATCTGCATATATTAGCTTCTCTCATGATTCTAAAAAATTCGCCATTATCCGCGAAGATGAAAGAAAAGTAAAAGATCTTTGGGTAATTAATTCGGTTGCCGAAGGTCGTCCTACCCTGGAAACCTACAGATATCACATGGCAGGAGAAAAAGAAGCCCCTCAATACGAAATGCAGGTTTTCGATTGGGAAAGCAAAAAATCAGTTAAAATAAATGCTGAGGCCTGGAAAGATCAAACCTTAAGTATTTTAAGAGCTCCCAGAAAAAAAATGAATGCCGATGACGATTTAAAATTCTCTAAATGGTTATCAGAAAACAGCAATACAATTTATTTCGAGCGCCAAAGTCGCGACATGAAACGTGTTGACATTTGTTCTGCCAACACCACAACTGGTGAGGTAAAGCTTATTATCAAAGAACGATTAAATACCTATATTGAAACCCGCAATTTAGTTTCAATTAATAATGGTAAAGAATTTATACACTGGTCGGAACGCGATGGCTGGGCACATTTTTACTTGTACGATGCAGAAGGAAATATAAAAAATCAAATTACATCGGGACCCTGGCATGCCGATGAAATTCAAGGTGTAGATGAGAAAAATCGTGTTCTTTACTTTACTGCCAATGGTAAAGAAAATGGAGAAGATCCCTATTATTCGCATCTTTACCGCGTAAATTTCGATGGATCAGGATTAAAGCTTTTAAATAAAGGAAACTTTAACCACGAGGTAAGCCTAAACGATCAAACGCATTATTTTGTAAATAACTCATCAAGAGTGAACACTACTCCAGAATCTGAATTGTACGATTCGAAAGGAAACAAACTAATGAATTTAGAAACCGCAGACCTTTCTCTTTTGTTTGAGACTGGCTACAAATTCCCGGAAATTTTCACCGTAAAAGCTGCCGATGGATATACAGATCTGTATGGAGTAATGTATAAACCATTTGATTTCAACGAAAATAAAAAATACCCTATTCTAACTTATGTTTATCCTGGTCCGCAAACCGAGGCTGTTTATAAAAGTTTCTCTACACGTATGGACAGAGCCGATCGTATGGCTCAATTTGGTTTCATAGTTGTAACTGTTGGTCACAGAGGTGGACACCCCGATCGTTCTAAATGGTACCATAATTATGGATATCAGAACATGAGAGACTATCCTTTATTAGACAAGAAAGTTGCATTAGAACGCCTGGCAAACCGTCACGATTTTATCGATATTAACAGAGTTGGTATTTTTGGTCATTCAGGTGGTGGTTTCATGTCAACGGCCGCTATGTTTGTATATCCCGATTTCTTTAAAGTTGCAGTATCAGCAGCTGGTAATCACGACAACAACATTTACAACCGCTGGTGGAGCGAAACTCATCATGGTGTAAAAGAGGTGATTACAGAAACAGATACTACCTTCCAATATAAGATTGCCACCAATCCAAGTTTGGCAAAAAATTTAAAAGGTAAGCTTCTTTTGGTTACTGGTGATATTGATAATAACGTTCATCCGGCAAATACCATTCGTGTTGCCAATGCTTTAATCAAGGCAAATAAACGATTCGATTTCTTTATGTATCCAGGACAACGACATGGATTTGGTAACATGAGCGAATACTCTTTCTGGCTAAGAAGTGAGTACTTTTGCAAGCACCTGTTGGGTGATTACCGCGAAGGAGCCGACTTTATTGAAATGCAAAATGAAAAACCCAAAACCTGGTAG
- a CDS encoding 3-deoxy-7-phosphoheptulonate synthase has translation MVNARIENLNISTEQSIITPSDLKELYPLSEKCVDTIHNGQATIKNILSGNDKRLLAIVGPCSIHNIDSAKEYAHKLKKLADELDEHIFIAMRVYFEKPRTTVGWKGLINDPYLDNSCEIEEGLKQARELLIYIAELGLPAAGEALDIVTPQYIQDLFSWTAIGARTSESQSHRNMASGLSSVVGFKNGTDGNIDIAINAMQAVAAPQNFVSINPKGNVAVVRTNGNPHSHIILRGGKEPNYEAKFVKEVENKLTDIGMIPRIMVDCSHANSCKQAKLQENVMRDLADQIANGNESIFGFMIESNLEFGRQDIPEDKSQLKYGVSLTDECIDWDSTVRILKEFCS, from the coding sequence ATGGTAAATGCAAGAATAGAAAATTTAAATATAAGTACAGAACAATCGATTATAACTCCTTCCGATTTAAAGGAATTATATCCCTTAAGCGAGAAATGTGTTGATACAATTCATAATGGGCAGGCAACTATAAAAAATATTTTAAGTGGGAATGATAAACGTTTGCTGGCAATAGTGGGGCCTTGTTCTATTCATAATATTGATTCGGCAAAAGAATATGCGCATAAGTTAAAGAAATTGGCCGACGAGCTTGATGAACATATTTTTATTGCTATGCGTGTATATTTTGAGAAACCCAGAACTACAGTAGGGTGGAAAGGACTAATTAACGATCCGTATTTAGATAATTCCTGCGAAATAGAGGAGGGTTTAAAGCAGGCTCGTGAATTGCTTATATACATAGCAGAATTAGGTTTGCCTGCTGCGGGCGAGGCACTAGATATCGTAACTCCACAGTACATTCAGGATTTATTTTCTTGGACAGCTATTGGGGCAAGAACAAGCGAATCGCAAAGCCACAGAAATATGGCAAGTGGTTTATCGTCGGTAGTTGGTTTTAAAAATGGTACCGATGGGAATATCGATATTGCAATTAATGCCATGCAGGCAGTTGCTGCTCCTCAGAATTTTGTAAGTATTAATCCTAAAGGAAATGTGGCGGTTGTTCGAACCAATGGAAATCCTCATTCGCATATAATTTTACGTGGTGGAAAGGAACCAAATTATGAAGCAAAATTTGTTAAGGAGGTAGAGAATAAGCTTACTGATATTGGAATGATTCCAAGAATAATGGTAGATTGCAGCCATGCCAACAGTTGTAAGCAAGCGAAGTTACAAGAAAATGTGATGAGAGATTTGGCCGATCAGATTGCTAATGGGAATGAATCTATTTTTGGATTTATGATAGAAAGTAACCTTGAATTTGGACGGCAGGATATTCCTGAAGATAAATCTCAATTGAAATATGGTGTTTCGCTTACCGATGAGTGTATCGATTGGGATTCGACAGTTCGTATATTAAAAGAATTTTGCTCTTGA
- a CDS encoding TonB-dependent receptor, producing MKKNISGLIFILFLFISTAYSQEIYTLSGTIMDSKNGETLLGASVYFKNTNIGVMSNEYGFYSLSMPKGKYTVCVSYLGYTKSEKEIELTNNQTFDFEISPITTELMEIIVSGEESERANISIPQMGVAKLKSASIKQMPVVLGETDVLKSLQVLPGVTNNGEASGGFNVRGGATDQNLVLLDEAIIYNTSHLLGFFSVFNADAIKDVKLYKGDIPAKFGGRVSSVLDIRQKDGNIKKFSLNGGIGAISSRLTLEGPMLKKRASFLVAGRSSYAHLFLKLTDNKNSASFYDLNLKTHYEINKKNKLFLSGYFGRDNFNISDAFENSYGNLSGNLRWNHIFNDKLFSNLSFIYSKYDYQLSLNFLDFDWVSDIKNYNLKYDLKYYASDKFKLNFGISGITYKFNPGEIKPTSETSAINYELLEQKKALESAVYINAEHKLSSKISLQYGIRYSNFIRFGGQYLDNYENNLPVYYKQTLGIYERGNTIGKTYYQGNDKIADFNNWEPRLALLYKLNKSASLKAAYSKTSQYIHLLSNTATVTPLDVWTPSGKYIKPQLSDQYSIGYFKDFKNNIFSLEIEAYYKTVDNRIDYIDGSDLIGNDHIETEVLNGELKSYGLEFLLRKNEGRFTGWLAYTLSKAKQRTPGGKSGGPGINDGKWYKSAHDRTHDISFTASYKLNKKLTFSSNLIFQSGRPVTYPNGQYQYEDLSIASYDSRNANRLPAYHRVDIALSYKPNRKPNNKIKGEWVFGIYNLYNRQNAAAISFGQNIDTGVNEATRTAIFGIVPSVTYNFKF from the coding sequence ATGAAAAAAAATATTTCTGGACTTATATTTATTCTGTTCCTATTTATATCCACAGCTTATTCGCAAGAAATCTATACTCTTAGTGGAACAATTATGGATTCCAAAAATGGAGAAACTCTGTTGGGAGCTTCGGTTTATTTTAAAAACACAAACATTGGTGTTATGAGTAATGAATACGGATTTTACTCACTTAGTATGCCAAAAGGAAAATATACAGTTTGCGTCTCCTACTTGGGGTATACAAAATCCGAAAAGGAAATCGAATTAACGAATAATCAAACATTCGATTTTGAAATTTCACCTATTACCACCGAGCTGATGGAAATTATAGTAAGTGGAGAAGAAAGCGAAAGAGCTAATATTAGTATTCCCCAAATGGGTGTGGCAAAACTAAAATCAGCAAGTATAAAGCAAATGCCTGTTGTTCTTGGTGAAACCGATGTTTTAAAATCGCTGCAAGTGCTTCCCGGAGTAACAAATAATGGAGAAGCATCGGGCGGATTTAATGTAAGAGGCGGAGCCACAGATCAAAATTTAGTTCTGCTTGACGAAGCAATTATTTACAACACTTCTCATTTATTGGGATTTTTCTCGGTTTTTAATGCCGATGCAATTAAGGATGTAAAATTGTACAAAGGTGATATTCCTGCAAAATTCGGAGGTAGAGTTTCATCGGTTTTAGATATCCGTCAAAAAGATGGAAATATTAAAAAGTTTAGTCTAAATGGAGGTATTGGTGCAATATCCAGCCGATTAACTCTGGAAGGACCGATGCTAAAAAAGAGAGCTTCATTTCTAGTTGCAGGAAGAAGCTCTTATGCTCATTTATTTTTAAAACTTACCGATAACAAGAATAGTGCTTCTTTTTACGATTTAAACCTAAAAACCCACTACGAAATCAATAAAAAAAACAAACTATTCCTTTCGGGATATTTTGGCCGTGATAACTTTAATATTTCCGATGCATTTGAAAACAGTTATGGTAATCTTTCCGGAAACCTTAGATGGAATCATATTTTTAACGATAAACTTTTCTCTAATTTATCTTTTATTTACAGTAAATACGATTATCAGCTATCCTTAAATTTCCTTGATTTTGATTGGGTTTCGGATATTAAAAATTACAACTTAAAATATGATTTAAAATACTATGCCAGCGATAAATTCAAACTAAACTTTGGAATTAGCGGAATTACCTACAAATTTAATCCGGGCGAAATTAAACCTACTTCGGAAACTTCGGCAATAAATTATGAGCTTTTAGAACAGAAAAAAGCTTTAGAAAGTGCTGTCTATATTAATGCCGAACATAAATTATCCAGTAAAATTAGTTTACAATATGGTATTAGATACAGTAATTTCATTCGTTTTGGCGGACAATATCTCGACAATTACGAAAATAATTTACCTGTATATTACAAGCAAACACTTGGAATTTACGAAAGAGGAAATACTATTGGAAAAACCTATTACCAGGGTAATGATAAAATTGCCGATTTTAATAACTGGGAACCTCGTCTGGCTCTTCTATATAAATTAAACAAATCTGCTTCTTTAAAAGCAGCCTATTCAAAAACATCACAATACATTCATTTGCTCTCAAATACCGCTACTGTTACACCTTTAGATGTTTGGACACCAAGTGGTAAATACATAAAACCCCAATTATCAGACCAATATTCCATAGGTTATTTTAAAGATTTTAAAAACAATATTTTTTCTCTCGAGATTGAAGCATATTACAAGACAGTTGATAACAGAATTGATTATATCGATGGATCTGATTTAATTGGAAACGACCATATAGAAACAGAAGTTTTAAACGGAGAATTAAAATCCTATGGACTGGAATTTTTACTTCGTAAAAATGAAGGTCGATTCACCGGTTGGCTTGCCTATACTTTATCGAAAGCAAAACAAAGAACTCCTGGAGGAAAATCAGGAGGACCTGGTATTAACGATGGGAAATGGTACAAATCGGCACACGACCGAACGCATGACATTTCCTTTACTGCATCTTATAAACTTAACAAAAAGCTAACTTTTAGCAGCAATCTTATTTTTCAAAGTGGCAGACCTGTAACCTATCCAAATGGGCAGTATCAGTACGAAGATTTGTCCATTGCAAGCTATGATAGCCGAAATGCCAATCGTCTGCCAGCTTACCATCGTGTTGATATTGCTTTAAGCTATAAGCCAAATCGTAAACCAAATAATAAAATAAAAGGAGAATGGGTATTCGGTATTTATAACCTATACAACAGACAAAATGCTGCTGCAATTTCATTCGGACAAAATATTGATACAGGAGTTAATGAAGCTACACGAACTGCAATATTCGGAATAGTTCCTTCTGTTACCTATAACTTTAAATTTTAA